The Planctomycetota bacterium genome has a segment encoding these proteins:
- a CDS encoding 6-bladed beta-propeller yields MAMRVATHLRGTLPGRCALGVAAGLAAMLGCAAPPAHPWAPPKRPLVWPLPPDPPRIRYEGAITAGQAFRFATRTGWRVFDWLAGARRVELSTPHGLCVGRGLLAFTDSGRPAVHVVNLAERRYKVIEAVGDTRLRCPIGLAIAEDGALFVSDSALARVFCLSADGRPLGEVEAKFVRPSGVAYDAARRRLHVVDSGAHVVSTFERAAEGWRLVHTLGGRGEEAGTFNFPTHAAVDRAGTLWVTDSLNHRIQFFDAEGKRLGAFGQAGDGTGDFAKAKGIALDSEGHVYVVDSLYDVVQVFDRQGRFLLAFGGSGKEEGLLWLPTGLCTDDEDRIYVSDTGNSRIQVFQYLRAEPAQGPQAP; encoded by the coding sequence ATGGCCATGCGCGTGGCAACGCACCTGCGAGGGACCCTGCCAGGGCGCTGCGCCCTGGGTGTGGCGGCGGGCCTGGCGGCGATGCTCGGCTGCGCGGCCCCGCCGGCTCACCCGTGGGCCCCGCCGAAGCGCCCCCTCGTCTGGCCGTTGCCGCCGGACCCGCCCCGGATTCGCTACGAAGGGGCGATCACGGCGGGGCAGGCATTCCGGTTCGCCACCCGCACGGGCTGGCGCGTGTTCGACTGGCTGGCGGGCGCGCGACGAGTGGAACTCTCGACGCCGCACGGGCTGTGCGTCGGGCGCGGCCTGCTGGCCTTCACCGACTCGGGGCGCCCGGCCGTGCACGTGGTGAACCTGGCCGAGAGGCGCTACAAGGTGATCGAGGCCGTGGGCGACACGCGGCTGCGCTGTCCGATCGGGCTGGCGATTGCGGAGGATGGGGCGCTGTTCGTATCCGATTCCGCACTGGCCCGGGTCTTCTGCCTGTCGGCCGATGGCCGGCCGCTGGGCGAGGTAGAGGCCAAGTTCGTGCGGCCCTCGGGCGTCGCCTACGACGCGGCCCGGCGGCGGCTGCACGTGGTGGACTCCGGCGCCCATGTGGTGAGCACCTTCGAGCGTGCGGCGGAAGGCTGGCGCCTGGTGCACACGCTGGGGGGGCGGGGCGAGGAGGCCGGAACGTTCAACTTCCCCACGCATGCGGCCGTGGACCGCGCGGGAACGCTGTGGGTGACCGACTCGCTGAATCATCGCATCCAGTTCTTCGACGCCGAGGGGAAGCGCCTGGGCGCGTTCGGCCAGGCGGGCGACGGCACGGGCGACTTCGCCAAGGCCAAGGGCATCGCCCTGGACTCCGAGGGGCACGTCTACGTGGTGGACTCCCTCTACGACGTGGTGCAGGTGTTCGACCGGCAGGGCCGGTTCCTGCTGGCGTTCGGGGGCAGCGGCAAGGAGGAGGGCCTCCTGTGGCTGCCGACCGGGCTGTGCACCGATGACGAGGATCGCATCTATGTCTCTGACACAGGCAACTCGCGCATCCAGGTGTTCCAGTACCTGCGCGCGGAGCCGGCCCAGGGGCCGCAGGCTCCGTGA
- a CDS encoding cytochrome c3 family protein: MNTPHNLSVTGPGPIKSPTEKQICIFCHTPHNADPRAPLWNRDLDAVRNYVMPTSPTLQAYGAGGLQPDGSSKLCLSCHDGTIALGAVRSRDTEIPVSGGPMLQPGQKGYLGTDLSGSHPISFVYDDALASRNNAAGDMPLRFPSTLTDPDVKLDKQGKMQCTTCHDPHDDSNFGAPGVPHFYVKPSWSGTCLTCHDH; encoded by the coding sequence GTGAACACCCCCCACAACCTGTCGGTCACGGGGCCGGGGCCGATCAAGTCGCCCACCGAGAAGCAGATCTGCATCTTCTGCCATACGCCGCACAACGCCGACCCGCGCGCGCCGCTGTGGAACCGCGACCTGGACGCCGTGCGCAACTACGTGATGCCCACCAGCCCCACGCTCCAGGCCTACGGGGCGGGGGGGCTTCAGCCCGATGGCTCGTCGAAGCTCTGCCTGAGCTGCCATGATGGGACGATCGCCCTCGGGGCCGTGCGCAGCCGGGACACCGAAATCCCCGTCAGCGGCGGCCCGATGCTTCAGCCAGGGCAGAAGGGCTACCTGGGCACCGACCTCTCGGGCAGCCACCCGATCTCGTTCGTCTACGACGATGCGCTCGCGAGCCGGAACAACGCCGCAGGCGACATGCCCCTGCGCTTCCCCTCGACGCTCACGGACCCCGACGTCAAGCTCGACAAGCAGGGCAAGATGCAGTGCACGACCTGCCACGACCCCCACGACGACAGCAACTTCGGCGCCCCGGGGGTGCCGCACTTCTACGTCAAGCCATCCTGGAGCGGCACATGCCTGACCTGTCACGACCACTAG
- a CDS encoding tetratricopeptide repeat protein, which translates to MRLSTRFLTFVVGFSALAALGAQPDAPHGNAPGTTMQRIHQRIQELQAVCKQDAKSWDARVELAQIYLRFGYGERAAPLLEEAIALKPDHAATLALSAEALCQLKEYDKAIERWKKAQELDPTSKEIPSRIAWAQKRRQEDARLAELDAILAKTPGDRDALVARATARVVREEWPAALADGEALLKAKANDPDGLGIAGLAHYRLGHVDDAIRLWTALASVDAAHAGPYLVWLEQAKAQKSTYDELAAVEAKLRDAPGDGALRLRAGQLNSKLNKWHDALRHLAEAVRLIPKDPAAHRAYAIALSRAGMMDEAVKELEICVKLEPGNAEHAKLLASMKNLRDMHRSMKKGTEK; encoded by the coding sequence ATGCGACTCTCGACTCGATTTCTCACCTTCGTGGTGGGCTTCTCGGCCCTGGCCGCTCTGGGCGCTCAGCCCGACGCGCCCCACGGCAACGCCCCCGGCACCACCATGCAACGCATCCACCAGCGCATCCAGGAACTCCAGGCCGTATGCAAGCAGGACGCCAAGTCCTGGGATGCCCGTGTGGAACTGGCGCAGATCTACCTGCGGTTCGGCTACGGCGAGCGCGCGGCGCCTCTGCTCGAGGAGGCCATCGCCCTCAAGCCCGACCACGCCGCCACCCTCGCCCTCTCCGCCGAGGCCCTCTGCCAGCTCAAGGAGTACGACAAGGCCATCGAGCGCTGGAAAAAGGCCCAGGAACTCGACCCCACCAGCAAAGAGATCCCCTCGCGCATCGCCTGGGCGCAGAAGCGCCGCCAGGAAGACGCCCGCCTGGCCGAGCTGGACGCCATCCTGGCCAAGACGCCCGGAGACCGCGACGCCCTGGTGGCCCGCGCCACGGCACGCGTCGTGCGCGAGGAATGGCCGGCCGCCCTCGCCGACGGCGAAGCCCTGCTCAAGGCCAAAGCCAACGACCCCGACGGCCTGGGCATCGCCGGCCTCGCCCACTACCGCCTGGGGCACGTGGACGATGCCATCCGCCTCTGGACCGCGCTGGCCAGCGTGGACGCGGCCCACGCCGGCCCCTACCTGGTCTGGCTCGAGCAGGCGAAGGCGCAGAAGTCCACCTACGACGAGTTGGCGGCCGTCGAGGCGAAACTCCGCGATGCCCCAGGCGACGGCGCGCTGCGCTTGCGGGCAGGCCAACTGAACTCGAAGCTCAACAAGTGGCATGACGCCCTCCGCCACCTGGCCGAGGCCGTGCGCCTGATCCCCAAGGACCCTGCCGCCCACCGGGCCTATGCCATCGCCCTCTCCAGGGCCGGCATGATGGACGAGGCGGTGAAGGAACTCGAAATCTGCGTGAAGCTGGAGCCTGGGAATGCCGAACATGCCAAGCTCCTCGCCTCGATGAAGAACCTGCGCGACATGCACCGCTCGATGAAGAAGGGCACCGAGAAGTGA
- a CDS encoding cytochrome c3 family protein has protein sequence MPDLSRPLGPRRTLFLALLAAALLAWGGAAQAGAFAQAAHGNATLLPRACGSCHVGHGPPRSLMLPSGADGTCLQCHGDAAARDAARAKGLLTQTEGLGNVGAEFLKISHHPLGNSTQSLLRIPVQRVAGGAPAALSTVACVDCHDEHYQTKAANGGQLDVTKIRQIGNSRHGDRPEYELCYKCHGTGAASAGRVDIQRLVNPGNASYHPVQAIGKNPSTPSLIQPYTTQSYTACTDCHGSDQANAPRGPHGSLFRPILKANYSTQDGQAESLNQYALCYRCHNRATVNSESQSSFRYHKKHLEKRASCRACHNSHGSEQYAHLIDFDTTIVTPNSNNQLNYQSSAGNHGSCNLRCHGKNHVNLGY, from the coding sequence ATGCCTGACCTGTCACGACCACTAGGACCACGCAGGACGCTCTTCCTGGCGCTGCTGGCCGCCGCCCTGCTCGCCTGGGGCGGCGCCGCCCAGGCCGGCGCCTTCGCCCAGGCCGCGCACGGCAACGCCACCCTGCTGCCGCGGGCCTGCGGCAGTTGCCACGTGGGCCACGGCCCGCCGCGCAGCCTCATGCTCCCGAGCGGAGCCGACGGCACCTGCCTCCAGTGCCACGGCGACGCCGCCGCGCGCGACGCGGCCAGGGCCAAGGGCCTGCTCACCCAGACCGAGGGCCTCGGCAATGTGGGCGCCGAGTTCCTGAAGATTTCGCACCATCCGCTCGGCAACAGCACGCAGTCGCTCCTGCGCATCCCGGTCCAGCGCGTCGCGGGGGGCGCTCCCGCCGCCCTCTCGACCGTGGCGTGCGTGGACTGTCACGACGAGCACTACCAGACCAAAGCCGCCAACGGCGGGCAACTCGACGTGACCAAGATCAGACAGATCGGCAACTCACGGCACGGCGACCGGCCCGAATACGAGCTGTGCTACAAGTGCCACGGCACGGGCGCGGCCAGCGCCGGGCGCGTGGACATTCAGCGCCTCGTGAACCCCGGCAACGCCTCCTATCACCCCGTGCAGGCCATTGGCAAGAACCCCAGCACGCCCAGCCTCATTCAACCCTACACCACGCAGAGCTACACCGCCTGCACCGATTGCCACGGGTCCGACCAGGCGAACGCCCCGCGCGGCCCCCACGGCTCGCTCTTCCGCCCGATCCTCAAGGCCAACTACAGCACCCAGGACGGCCAGGCCGAGAGCCTCAACCAGTACGCCCTCTGCTACCGGTGCCACAACCGGGCCACGGTGAACAGCGAGAGCCAGTCCAGCTTCCGCTACCACAAGAAGCACCTCGAAAAGCGCGCCTCGTGCCGCGCCTGCCACAACAGCCATGGCAGCGAGCAATACGCCCATCTGATCGACTTCGACACCACGATCGTCACCCCCAACAGCAACAACCAGCTCAACTACCAGAGCTCCGCCGGAAACCACGGCTCCTGCAACCTCCGCTGCCACGGCAAG